One Euphorbia lathyris chromosome 1, ddEupLath1.1, whole genome shotgun sequence DNA segment encodes these proteins:
- the LOC136219724 gene encoding probable rhamnogalacturonate lyase B produces MYTILERLKGWPDVDIDQIRVVFKLQKEKFHFMAVSDDKQRMMPMPEDRTTGQPLAYPEAVLLTNPIDPKFKGEVDDKYQYSLENQHNQVHGWISNDPPVGFWMISPSHEFHAGGPVRQDLTSHCGPICMNMFTSIHYVGKDFNTSYRNGEAWKKVMGPVFVYLNSISPTNDPLAHWNDAKAQMLKEEKSWPYDFIQSPDFPSSNQRGTVMGQLTVGDKYASEKSPVYADCAYVGLAAPGFPGSWQFEAKGYQFWTRSDSKGNFVIKNVRPGTYSLYAWVPGVIGDFKHNCDITITPGNTTTLGSLVYVPPRNGPTLWSIGIPDRSAAEFYVPDTSPTLMNKLYTNHPTDKYRQYGLWERYTDLYPKNDLVYNIGVCNYTKDWFFAHVIRKKGKDTYEPTTWQIVFPLQVVQQTGNYTLQLALASAAMSEIQVRFNNQNAVKPLFTTGLIGKDNAIARHGIHGMYWLYSINVPCNNLVVGSNTIFLSQTRDNGPLYGVMYDYIRLEAPTQP; encoded by the exons ATGTATACAATATTGGAACGTTTAAAAGGATGGCCTGATGTTGACATTGATCAAATTAGAGTTGTGTTTAAGCTCCAAAAAGAGAA GTTTCACTTCATGGCGGTGTCAGATGATAAGCAACGGATGATGCCGATGCCGGAAGACCGTACCACCGGTCAGCCACTTGCATATCCTGAAGCTGTTCTCTTGACTAATCCAATCGATCCAAAATTCAAAGGAGAG GTAGATGACAAGTACCAATATTCACTAGAGAACCAGCATAACCAAGTACATGGGTGGATATCAAATGATCCACCCGTTGGCTTTTGGATGATTTCTCCCTCCCACGAATTCCATGCTGGTGGACCCGTCAGACAAGACCTTACCTCCCATTGTGGCCCCATTTGCATGAAC ATGTTTACAAGCATCCATTATGTCGGGAAGGACTTTAATACATCATACCGAAATGGAGAAGCATGGAAGAAAGTTATGGGTCCTGTTTTCGTATATCTTAATTCTATTTCCCCAACGAACGATCCTCTAGCGCATTGGAACGATGCTAAAGCACAG atgttaaaagaagagaaaagttGGCCATACGATTTTATTCAATCTCCAGATTTTCCTTCCTCTAATCAAAGAGGGACTGTTATGGGTCAGCTAACAGTTGGAGATAAATATGCGAGTGAGAAGTCACCGGTGTATGCTGATTGTGCTTATGTCGGACTAGCTGCACCGGGTTTTCCGGGCTCTTGGCAATTCGAAGCTAAG GGCTACCAATTTTGGACTCGATCTGATAGTAAAGGCAATTTCGTGATTAAAAATGTTCGACCTGGGACCTATAGTTTGTACGCTTGGGTTCCTGGTGTAATTGGAGATTTCAAGCATAATTGTGATATCACCATTACACCAGGAAATACAACAACATTAGGTTCACTTGTATATGTTCCTCCAAGAAATGGTCCAACTTTGTGGAGCATTGGAATTCCTGACCGTTCTGCTGCTGAATTCTATGTGCCTGACACCAGCCCAACACTGATGAACAAACTATATACTAATCATCCAACAGACAA ATATAGGCAGTACGGATTGTGGGAAAGATATACTGATTTATATCCAAAAAATGATCTTGTTTATAATATTGGTGTCTGTAATTACACTAAAGATTGGTTCTTCGCCCATGTTATAag gaaaaaaggaaaagatacATATGAACCAACGACATGGCAGATCGTATTTCCACTTCAAGTTGTTCAACAGACTGGGAATTACACTCTTCAGTTGGCCTTGGCATCAGCTGCCATGTCTGAAATTCaa GTTCGATTCAACAACCAGAATGCTGTAAAGCCTCTTTTTACGACGGGATTGATAGGGAAAGATAATGCAATAGCAAGACATGGAATTCATGGGATGTATTGGTTGTATAGCATAAATGTGCCGTGTAATAATCTTGTTGTAGGAAGTAATACTATCTTTCTAAGTCAAACCAGAGATAATGGCCCATTGTACGGTGTCATGTATGACTATATTCGTCTCGAAGCCCCTACACAACCTTGA